The proteins below come from a single Sorghum bicolor cultivar BTx623 chromosome 4, Sorghum_bicolor_NCBIv3, whole genome shotgun sequence genomic window:
- the LOC8056508 gene encoding uncharacterized protein LOC8056508 has product MQKRVVLVSAAVAVLGLAAAALGFVAESTKSKAFVGFVGQRCVYQRTPALGCGVAAALLALTGLATATAASGCLRRRDAPAAGRRRAVAVKLSIIAWVVVAVAAVMFLYGAAMNRGGTRDVSASRPGRRYGRGYYYGCTVLKSGVFATASVLSAVATGCAIAAYVYFQRTDEPAAPGQFVAPGVAMGQPQWAQPYPPPPYPPPMAYPAPPQYGHGGYGPKQPAGTA; this is encoded by the exons ATGCAGAAACGTGTGGTGTTGGTGAGCGCGGCGGTGGCCGTGCtcggcctcgccgccgccgccttgggGTTCGTCGCGGAGAGCACCAAGTCCAAG GCTTTTGTAGGCTTCGTCGGGCAGCGCTGCGTGTACCAGCGCACGCCGGCGCTCGGCTGCGGcgtcgcggcggcgctgctcgcgctgACGGGGCTTGCCACCGCCACCGCGGCCAGCGGATGCCTCCGACGACGCGACGCGCCCGCCGCCGGCCGCAGGCGCGCCGTCGCCGTCAAGCTGTCCATCATCGCCTG ggtggtggtggcggtggcggcggtgatGTTCCTGTACGGCGCGGCGATGAACCGGGGCGGGACGCGGGACGTCTCGGCGAGCAGGCCGGGCCGGCGCTACGGCCGCGGCTACTACTACGGCTGCACCGTGCTCAAGAGCGGCGTCTTCGCCACGGCGTCCGTCTTGTCCGCCGTGGCCACCGGGTGCGCCATCGCGGCCTACGTCTACTTCCAGCGGACGGACGAGCCGGCGGCGCCGGGCCAGTTCGTCGCACCGGGCGTCGCGATGGGGCAGCCGCAGTGGGCGCAGCCGTATCCTCCGCCGCCCTACCCGCCGCCTATGGCTTACCCTGCTCCTCCCCAGTACGGGCACGGCGGCTACGGCCCCAAGCAACCTGCGGGCACAGCTTGA